From the genome of Flavobacteriales bacterium:
CACAAAACAAAACGAAATATTTGTTTCGTATGCAGAGTCGCCAGCATCTGCAATAGGGAAAGAAAAAGCGTGGGAAATAATCAAAAAGCCTATTAAGCTATGAAATATCGGAATCAATCCTTTATAGGGAGACGTACGAAGAATTTTTATTAGAGGTCTCTGTTCAACGATTGAGCGAGCAAGAACAACAGTTTGCCAAGGAAATGATTAGAGCGGCTCAGAATTCCTCTGACATAATGAATGTCATCTATCAATTAAACACCTACTTCCGAGAATGAATCCCAATGCGGTTTCCTTCGCTATCGAGGATCAGCCCCATGTAGCCGTATTCTTCTGAGATCTGTGTTTTAGGAACGAGCACTTGTCCGCCAGCGGCACTTACTTTTTCCAATTCTTTGGCCACATCGCCTACGGCAGAAGTGAAGTAGATCAGCACGCCATTGTCCAACGGTTTGTAGAACTCAGAATTATGAACCAACGCGCCACCGCTTCCCATTCCTTCAGCGACCGAAGGAAACATGGCCATATCCAATTGCGGCATTTTCATCCGGTGGAATTCAAATCCGAAAACATCCTTGTAAAACTGAATGGCGCGTTCCATATCTCCAGTTGGAATCTCAAACCATCCGACAACATTCTTATTCATAGTCCTTTGCGTTTGTTGGAAACGAAAGGTAAGAAACAAGCTAACTTCGGAGCGTGAAAACCACGCTCTACAGTCGTTGCCTGGAATTAGCTTCCGAAAAGGTGAATGCCTTGGAAGCTGAACTTGCTTCCATGCGCGATGCCATGCAGACCGAAAGCAAAAGCACCGCTGGCGATAAGCACGAAACGGGTCGTGCCATGATACACTTGGAGCAGGAAAAACTCCAAAAACAATTAGCAGAAGCAAAAGCGGTTGTCGCAGAATTGGAGCAGATAAAACCCGACCAAACATTCGAAACCGTTCAGAAAGGCGCGTTGGTGCAGACCAACCGAGCCACGTTTTTCATTGCAGTTGGATTGGGCAGGATCAACCAGAACGGAACAGACGTTTTTGTGGTTTCTCGCCCATCGCAAAACAGATGTTGGGAAAACGGTCGGGCGAAAGCTTCAACATGAATGGAACGGAATATGCGATTACCTCAATTCAATAGATGAAAACAGCATTGCTTTCCACATTCCTTGTTCTGTTCTCGGCACACGAATTCCACTTGTCGCTTACGGAGATCAATCACAATATCGAGAACAAAACCCTCGAGATTTCCATCAAGCTTTTTACGGACGACCTTTTAACCGCCTTACAACAAGCGGGAGCACCCAAAATGGAACTCGGAACGGAGAACGAACCACCAGAAGCCAACGAATACATCGAAAGCTATTTGAAACGCCATTTCAAACTCACCATCAACGGCAAACCGACCGATTTCCTCTACCTCGGAAAAGAAGCCGAACTCGATGCCACGTGGTGCTACGTGGAGGTAAAAGACGTGAAGAAAGTACAATCACTGGAAGTTGAAAACAGCTTTCTGCTCGAAGCCTTTGACGATCAAACCAATATGGTCAACCTCAACATCAACGGCCGCAAAAAGAGTGGCCTTGCCCGAAAGGGCAATACCAAACTCAAATTCGAGTTCTAAGTACTTTGATTTCCTGCGGAAAGCGAGTTTATTTTTTCACAGAGACCAATGGAGAGATAGAGTTTCACAGAGAATGTTGTTTTGCAGAACCTAAGAGGGTAACAGGAACCGCGTTCCTCCTTTTAAAGCCTGTACTGAGCAAGGTCGAAGTAGAGGTGGGCCGACTCGCGTAGCGGTCGGGTCGGAGGATTTTTAGAACCGCTGTCTGTGCAATTTGCAGCGTACTTGTAATTTGCGAAGAAACAGTAACAAGCACATTGAACCTATAGCATGCTCACCCGCGAACAGGAGGCCGAATTCATCCGCAAGGCGCAGAAGGATATCAACGCCTTCGGGCCGCTTTACGATGTGCATTTCAGCACCGTTTTCGGGTTCATTTTCAAACGGGTTCGAGATCAGGCACTCACGGGCGAACTCACCTCGCTCGTCTTTCTAAAGGCCATCAACGCGCTGCCCAAATACCAGATCACGGGCGCACCGTTCTCTTCGTGGCTCGTTCAAATTGCCCTCAACGAAGTGCGGCAATATCAGCGCAGAACCAACAAGAACACGTCCGTGCCGCTGAGCCATGCCGATCTGCATGCCGTGTTCGATGGGCTGGACGAAAAACACGAGCACGAACGCAATCTCGAACTGCTCCTGCACGCCCTCAATGAACTGGATGAAGAAGCCACCGTTTCTATAGAGATGCGTTACTTTGAAGGGCGGTCGTTCAAAGAAATGGCAGAGATCTTGAGCCTATCTGCCGACAACGCCAAGGTGCGCACCTACCGCGCCCTCGACCGACTAAGAACAATAATGACCAACTTCGGCCACTCCAAATGACGCGCTACCACGCAAATACCGAAACCGACAAGAAGAGCTCCTTCAACGAGGTTCCTTCCGAAGAGGAAATGAGCCGCTACAAGGATTTCGGCAAGCTCACGCACAATTACCAGCGCATGACCGAACCGCTCTACAAGCGCCCCATTTACCGCTACCGAAAAGGATTTCTCATCATCCTGCTCGTACTCCTCGTGCTCTGGCTCATCATCGAATTCGGCTAACCGTTCGTTTCTCGCAAAGGCGCTAAGACACAAAGAAGAACATTGAAAAACCGTCATGTCAGGAAGCACGTCTCACAGACCATCCACGCGGGTTGTTGAAAACGTGTTCAAAACTCACCCCCCCGTTCCTTGTGGTTTCAAAAACCATTTCCTGAACTTTAATCAACAAAAC
Proteins encoded in this window:
- a CDS encoding 3-oxoacyl-ACP synthase, producing MKTTLYSRCLELASEKVNALEAELASMRDAMQTESKSTAGDKHETGRAMIHLEQEKLQKQLAEAKAVVAELEQIKPDQTFETVQKGALVQTNRATFFIAVGLGRINQNGTDVFVVSRPSQNRCWENGRAKAST
- a CDS encoding VOC family protein; the encoded protein is MNKNVVGWFEIPTGDMERAIQFYKDVFGFEFHRMKMPQLDMAMFPSVAEGMGSGGALVHNSEFYKPLDNGVLIYFTSAVGDVAKELEKVSAAGGQVLVPKTQISEEYGYMGLILDSEGNRIGIHSRK
- a CDS encoding sigma-70 family RNA polymerase sigma factor — encoded protein: MLTREQEAEFIRKAQKDINAFGPLYDVHFSTVFGFIFKRVRDQALTGELTSLVFLKAINALPKYQITGAPFSSWLVQIALNEVRQYQRRTNKNTSVPLSHADLHAVFDGLDEKHEHERNLELLLHALNELDEEATVSIEMRYFEGRSFKEMAEILSLSADNAKVRTYRALDRLRTIMTNFGHSK